The Micromonospora krabiensis genome window below encodes:
- a CDS encoding FadR/GntR family transcriptional regulator, with protein sequence MALTDDAIVKIRSLIQSGELPPGARLPPEPQLAAQMGLSRSGIREAVKVLESARVLDVRRGDGTYVTSLAPRLLLEGLGVAVELLRDDTLLEVMEVRRLLEPLATGLAAVRMTDADLDGLGQILEDMRAAADDAEKLVQFDSDFHHTVVATTGNETLTSLLDGLSGRTLRARVWRGLIEGNAARQTIDEHQGIYLALRSRDQLLAQANALIHINTSEAWLRTVLAAKAADA encoded by the coding sequence GTGGCACTGACCGACGACGCGATCGTCAAGATCCGCAGCCTGATCCAGAGCGGCGAGCTGCCGCCCGGCGCGCGACTGCCACCGGAGCCGCAACTGGCCGCACAGATGGGGCTGTCCCGCAGCGGCATCCGGGAGGCGGTGAAGGTCCTCGAATCGGCCCGGGTGCTCGACGTGCGGCGCGGCGACGGGACGTACGTCACCAGCCTCGCGCCCCGGCTCCTGCTGGAGGGCCTCGGGGTCGCGGTGGAGCTGCTGCGCGACGACACGCTGCTGGAGGTCATGGAGGTGCGCCGGCTGCTGGAGCCGCTGGCGACCGGCCTGGCCGCGGTGCGGATGACCGACGCCGACCTCGACGGGCTCGGTCAGATCCTGGAGGACATGCGGGCGGCGGCCGACGACGCCGAGAAGCTGGTGCAGTTCGACAGCGACTTCCACCACACCGTCGTCGCGACGACCGGCAACGAGACCCTCACCTCGCTGCTGGACGGGCTGTCCGGCCGCACACTGCGGGCCCGCGTCTGGCGCGGCCTGATCGAGGGCAACGCGGCGCGCCAGACGATCGACGAACACCAGGGGATCTACCTGGCGCTGCGCTCACGCGACCAACTGCTCGCACAGGCCAACGCGCTCATCCACATCAACACCTCCGAAGCGTGGCTGCGGACGGTGCTCGCCGCCAAGGCCGCGGACGCGTGA
- the yjfF gene encoding galactofuranose ABC transporter, permease protein YjfF — MSSTSLSGVRAWRPSLPRRHVPVLVTLALLLVMYGVGVSQYRAFSNIQVVFNVFIDNGFLLVVAVGMTFVILTGGIDLSVGSVVAMTAMVSASLLRDGLPAALVLVIALLIGPTLGFLMGCAIHFFELQPFIVTLAGMFFARGMCTFISQSSIPITDGFWTAASQQRIGDPRGNFVSISVLIAFAVVLLAAYVLAYTRFGRTVYAIGGNPQSALLMGLPVGRTRIAVYTVSGLCSAIGGILLSFYTLSGAPLIAIGMELDVIAAVVIGGTVLTGGSGYIFGTVLGVLVLGVIQTLITFDGSLNSWWTRIVIGGLLFAFILLQRLIGIRFK; from the coding sequence ATGAGCAGCACGTCGCTGTCCGGCGTCCGCGCGTGGCGGCCCAGCCTGCCCCGCCGGCACGTGCCGGTCCTGGTCACCCTCGCCCTGCTGCTGGTGATGTACGGCGTCGGCGTGTCCCAGTACCGGGCCTTCTCCAACATCCAGGTCGTCTTCAACGTCTTCATCGACAACGGCTTCCTGCTGGTCGTCGCGGTCGGCATGACCTTCGTGATCCTCACCGGGGGCATCGACCTGTCGGTCGGCTCGGTCGTCGCGATGACCGCGATGGTGTCGGCGTCGCTGCTGCGCGACGGGCTGCCGGCGGCACTGGTGCTCGTCATCGCGCTGCTCATCGGCCCCACCCTCGGCTTCCTGATGGGCTGCGCGATCCACTTCTTCGAACTCCAACCGTTCATCGTCACCCTCGCCGGCATGTTCTTCGCCCGCGGCATGTGCACCTTCATCAGCCAGTCGTCCATCCCCATCACCGACGGCTTCTGGACGGCCGCGTCGCAGCAGCGCATCGGCGACCCACGCGGGAACTTCGTCTCGATCAGCGTGCTGATCGCGTTCGCGGTGGTCCTCCTCGCCGCGTACGTGCTGGCGTACACCCGCTTCGGTCGCACCGTGTACGCGATCGGCGGCAACCCCCAGTCGGCGCTGCTGATGGGCCTGCCGGTGGGGCGTACCCGGATCGCGGTCTACACGGTCAGCGGCCTCTGCTCGGCCATCGGCGGCATCCTGCTGTCGTTCTACACGCTCTCCGGGGCGCCGCTGATCGCCATCGGGATGGAGTTGGACGTCATCGCGGCCGTCGTCATCGGCGGCACCGTGCTGACCGGTGGGTCCGGCTACATCTTCGGCACCGTGCTGGGCGTGCTCGTGCTGGGCGTGATCCAGACGCTGATCACCTTCGACGGCAGCCTCAACTCCTGGTGGACCCGGATCGTGATCGGCGGCCTGCTCTTCGCCTTCATCCTCCTCCAACGCCTCATCGGTATCCGCTTCAAGTGA
- a CDS encoding LacI family DNA-binding transcriptional regulator, whose translation MTDVARLAGVSHQTVSRVLNGHPNVREQTRLRVQAAIAELGYRPNRAARALVTGRSQVIGVVAQNTTLYGPASLLAALEQAAAEAGFAVTVGSVNDLDHRSISAAVERHLAHRVAGIVVIAPVESAGEALERLPQEVPLVTVDGDPRRPIPLVTVDQVAGARAATQHLLDAGHRTVWHVSGPSDWFDSAGRIEGWREALQAAGAEVPPLIAGDWSAAAGYRCGQMLARMPEVTAVFTANDHLALGVLRALHEHGRRVPDDISVVGFDDVPEAAYFIPPLTTVRPDFAAVARASLDLLLAQIETEAVGPLRQTIAPALVSRTSVGPPPAH comes from the coding sequence ATGACGGACGTGGCGCGCCTCGCCGGCGTCTCCCACCAGACGGTGTCCCGGGTCCTCAACGGGCATCCCAACGTCCGCGAGCAGACCCGCCTGCGGGTCCAGGCGGCCATCGCAGAACTCGGCTACCGACCCAACCGGGCGGCCCGCGCGCTGGTCACCGGCCGGTCCCAGGTCATCGGCGTGGTCGCGCAGAACACGACCCTCTACGGCCCGGCGTCGCTGCTGGCCGCGCTGGAGCAGGCGGCCGCCGAAGCGGGCTTCGCGGTCACCGTCGGCAGCGTCAACGACCTCGACCACCGGTCCATCTCCGCCGCGGTGGAGCGGCACCTGGCCCACCGGGTCGCCGGGATCGTGGTGATCGCGCCGGTCGAGTCGGCGGGGGAGGCCCTCGAACGGCTACCCCAGGAGGTGCCACTGGTGACCGTCGACGGTGATCCACGCCGTCCGATCCCCCTGGTGACGGTCGACCAGGTCGCCGGCGCCCGGGCGGCCACCCAGCACCTCCTCGACGCCGGGCACCGTACGGTCTGGCACGTGTCCGGCCCGTCCGACTGGTTCGACAGCGCCGGGCGGATCGAGGGGTGGCGGGAGGCGTTGCAGGCGGCGGGCGCCGAGGTGCCACCCCTGATCGCCGGGGACTGGTCCGCCGCGGCCGGCTACCGCTGCGGGCAGATGCTCGCCCGGATGCCGGAGGTCACCGCGGTCTTCACCGCCAACGACCACCTGGCCCTCGGTGTGCTGCGGGCCCTGCACGAGCACGGCCGCCGGGTGCCCGACGACATCAGTGTGGTGGGCTTCGACGATGTGCCGGAGGCGGCGTACTTCATCCCGCCGCTGACGACCGTGCGACCCGACTTCGCCGCCGTCGCCCGGGCGAGCCTGGACCTGCTGCTCGCCCAGATCGAGACGGAGGCCGTCGGTCCGCTGCGGCAGACCATCGCGCCGGCCCTGGTCTCGCGCACCAGCGTCGGACCCCCGCCAGCGCACTAG
- a CDS encoding sugar ABC transporter ATP-binding protein, which yields MTGSQPVLTMTGIRKTFPGVRALQDVDFRLFPGEVHALMGENGAGKSTLIKVLTGVYDTDDGVITLAGEQVAFAGPMQAAASGVSTVYQEVNLCTNLSVAENIFVGREPRRLGAIRWGEMRRRARHLLARLDLDIDVTAQLGSYSLAVQQMVAIARAIDVRARVLILDEPTSSLDAGEVAQLFRIMRQLRDEGIAILFVTHFLDQVYGIADRITVLRNGALVGEYRTEELPQFSLVEKMIGKELDVLERLDEQQKRTAVRPDETPLVDAEQLGRKGAVAPFSLRIHAGEVVGLAGLLGSGRTEVARLLFGADRADHGQVAVRGSRASLRNPVQAIDHGVGFCSENRRAEGIVPELSVRENMILAMQAARGWLRPIPRRRQDELVEKYVKALSIRPANPDLPVRNLSGGNQQKVLLARWLITEPRLLILDEPTRGIDIGAKAEIQKLVVELSDGGVAVLFISAELEEVLRLSHRVAVMRDRTMVAQLDNDDSLDADRVMQTIASGTSNEEVQR from the coding sequence ATGACGGGTAGCCAGCCGGTCCTGACCATGACCGGGATACGCAAGACCTTCCCCGGGGTCCGCGCCCTCCAGGACGTCGACTTCCGGCTGTTTCCCGGCGAGGTCCACGCCCTCATGGGTGAGAACGGCGCCGGCAAGTCGACCCTGATCAAGGTGTTGACCGGCGTCTACGACACCGACGACGGCGTGATCACCCTCGCCGGTGAGCAGGTCGCGTTCGCCGGGCCGATGCAGGCGGCCGCCTCCGGCGTCAGCACCGTCTACCAGGAGGTCAACCTCTGCACCAACCTCTCGGTGGCGGAGAACATCTTCGTCGGCCGGGAGCCCCGTCGTCTGGGCGCCATCCGGTGGGGTGAGATGCGCCGCCGGGCGCGCCACCTGCTGGCCCGGCTCGACCTCGACATCGACGTCACCGCGCAGCTGGGCAGCTACTCGCTGGCCGTCCAGCAGATGGTCGCCATCGCCCGTGCCATCGACGTGCGGGCCCGGGTGCTCATCCTCGACGAACCGACCTCCAGCCTGGACGCGGGCGAGGTCGCGCAGCTGTTCCGGATCATGCGGCAACTGCGGGACGAGGGCATCGCGATCCTCTTCGTCACCCACTTCCTGGACCAGGTGTACGGCATCGCCGACCGCATCACCGTTCTGCGCAACGGGGCTCTGGTGGGGGAGTACCGCACGGAGGAGCTGCCGCAGTTCAGCCTCGTCGAGAAGATGATCGGCAAGGAACTCGACGTCCTGGAGCGCCTCGACGAGCAGCAGAAGCGCACCGCCGTGCGGCCCGACGAGACCCCGCTGGTCGACGCCGAGCAGCTCGGCCGCAAGGGCGCCGTCGCCCCGTTCAGCCTGCGTATCCACGCCGGCGAGGTCGTCGGCCTGGCCGGTCTGCTCGGCTCCGGCCGTACCGAGGTGGCCCGACTGCTCTTCGGCGCCGACCGGGCCGACCACGGCCAGGTCGCGGTGCGGGGCAGCAGGGCGTCGCTGCGCAACCCGGTGCAGGCCATCGACCACGGTGTCGGATTCTGCTCGGAGAACCGCCGGGCGGAGGGCATCGTCCCCGAGCTGTCGGTCCGCGAGAACATGATCCTCGCCATGCAGGCGGCCCGTGGCTGGCTGCGGCCGATCCCGCGACGACGGCAGGACGAGCTCGTCGAGAAGTACGTCAAGGCGCTCAGCATCCGGCCGGCGAACCCGGACCTGCCGGTGCGCAACCTGTCCGGCGGTAACCAGCAGAAGGTGCTGCTGGCCCGCTGGCTCATCACCGAACCGCGTCTGCTGATCCTCGACGAACCCACCCGCGGCATCGACATCGGCGCGAAGGCCGAGATCCAGAAGCTGGTGGTGGAGCTCTCCGACGGGGGAGTGGCGGTGCTGTTCATCTCCGCCGAACTGGAAGAGGTGCTGCGGCTGAGCCACCGGGTCGCCGTCATGCGCGACCGGACGATGGTGGCCCAGCTCGACAACGACGACAGCCTCGACGCCGACCGCGTCATGCAGACCATCGCCAGCGGAACCAGCAACGAGGAGGTGCAACGATGA
- the araA gene encoding L-arabinose isomerase, producing the protein MATHPVPEVWFLTGSQGLYGEDTLRQVADQSRQIAAQLDASPDIPARVVWKPVLTSSADILKACRDAATQGAVGVIAWMHTFSPAKMWISGLDALRTPLLHLHTQANVRLPWDDIDMDFMNLNQAAHGDREFGFIQTRLGVARKTVAGHVSDPRVIARVGAWTRAALGWSAMRSLRLARFGDNMRDVAVTEGDKVEAELRFGVSVNTYGVNDLVAVVDQIAEAQVDDLVKEYDDTFRVDPQLRPGGARHDSLRYAARLELGMRAFLDDGGFRAFTTNFEDLGGLRQLPGIAVQRLMSDGYGFGGEGDWKTSVLVHTLKAMAVGVEGGTSFMEDYTYDLTPGEELVLGAHMLEVCPTIAQGTPTAEIHPLSIGGREDPVRLVFDAAPGPAVVLGLADMGERFRLVANEVDVVSPPHPLRRLPVARAVWRPRPHLPGSAEAWITAGAPHHTVLSQAVGVEELRDLAEMTHTELVVIDADTEPRRFADEIRWNQAYYRLARGF; encoded by the coding sequence ATGGCAACACACCCTGTACCCGAGGTCTGGTTCCTCACCGGAAGCCAGGGCCTGTACGGCGAGGACACTCTCCGGCAGGTCGCCGACCAGTCCCGGCAGATCGCCGCGCAGCTCGACGCCTCGCCGGACATCCCCGCCCGGGTGGTCTGGAAACCGGTCCTGACATCCAGCGCCGACATCCTCAAGGCCTGTCGGGACGCGGCCACGCAGGGTGCCGTCGGGGTGATCGCCTGGATGCACACCTTCTCGCCGGCGAAGATGTGGATCTCCGGCCTGGACGCCCTGCGGACCCCGCTGCTGCACCTGCACACGCAGGCCAACGTGCGGCTGCCGTGGGACGACATCGACATGGACTTCATGAACCTCAACCAGGCCGCGCACGGTGACCGCGAGTTCGGGTTCATCCAGACGCGGCTGGGAGTGGCCCGCAAGACGGTCGCCGGCCACGTGAGCGATCCGCGTGTGATCGCCCGGGTGGGTGCCTGGACCCGTGCGGCGCTGGGCTGGTCGGCGATGCGGTCGCTGCGTCTGGCCCGCTTCGGCGACAACATGCGCGACGTCGCGGTGACTGAGGGCGACAAGGTCGAGGCCGAGCTGCGCTTCGGTGTCTCGGTGAACACCTACGGTGTCAACGACCTCGTCGCGGTCGTCGACCAGATCGCTGAGGCCCAGGTCGACGACCTGGTCAAGGAGTACGACGACACGTTCCGGGTCGACCCGCAGCTGCGGCCGGGCGGTGCCCGGCACGACTCGCTGCGGTACGCCGCGCGGCTGGAGCTGGGCATGCGGGCGTTCCTGGACGACGGCGGCTTCCGGGCGTTCACCACGAACTTCGAGGACCTGGGCGGCCTGCGTCAGCTGCCCGGCATCGCCGTGCAGCGGCTGATGAGCGATGGTTACGGGTTCGGCGGCGAGGGTGACTGGAAGACCTCCGTCCTGGTCCACACGCTCAAGGCGATGGCGGTCGGGGTCGAGGGCGGCACGTCGTTCATGGAGGACTACACCTACGACCTGACCCCGGGCGAGGAGTTGGTGCTCGGGGCGCACATGCTCGAGGTGTGCCCGACGATCGCACAGGGCACGCCGACGGCGGAGATCCACCCGTTGAGCATCGGCGGCCGCGAGGACCCGGTCCGGCTGGTGTTCGACGCCGCGCCGGGCCCGGCGGTCGTGCTCGGCCTGGCCGACATGGGGGAGCGCTTCCGCCTGGTGGCCAACGAGGTCGACGTCGTCTCGCCGCCGCATCCGCTGCGCCGGCTGCCGGTGGCCCGGGCCGTCTGGCGACCCCGGCCGCACCTGCCCGGCTCGGCCGAGGCCTGGATCACCGCCGGCGCGCCGCACCACACGGTGCTGTCCCAGGCCGTCGGTGTCGAGGAGTTGCGCGACCTGGCCGAGATGACCCACACCGAGTTGGTCGTCATCGACGCGGACACCGAGCCGCGCCGCTTCGCCGACGAGATCCGGTGGAACCAGGCGTACTACCGGCTCGCCCGGGGCTTCTGA
- a CDS encoding RICIN domain-containing protein, protein MVAIGRSGGAAYRRRRWLSRVAAALAVVLVGSALAGVAPSPASAATVDTSAWYVLVNRNSGKALDVYNRATNDGARIAQWSRNDGAWQQWQFVDSGGGYYRLRSRHSGKVLDVYNASTANGAGIVQWADHNGANQQFRLVDSAGGYVRLVNRNSNRAVEVQNASTADGGNVVQYDDFNGTHQQWQLVRVGDTGNPGTGTFTNPVVWQDFADVDIIRVGDVYYMSASTMHYSPGAPVLRSWDLVNWEFAGHSVPRLDFGGKYDMANGANAYVDGIWASTLNYRPSNRTFYWAGCIDFAQTHIYTASAVDGAWSRLTTIPNCYYDAGLLVDDDDTMYVAYGNGTISVAQLSADGRSQVRAQQVYQTPSSIGTLEGARFYKRNGAYYIWLTRPANGQYVLKSTNGPFGPYEQRQVLLNMPGPISGGGVPHQGGLVQTQNGAWYYMAFTDAYPGGRMPTLAPITWTSDGWPQVQTVNGSWGLNYPNPLPTRPVKPLTGTDTFPGTTLGVQYEWNHNPDNSRWSVSDGLRLQTASVTNDLYRARNTLTHRIQGPTSTGTIELDYSTMRDGDRAGLAMLRDSSAWIGVRRDNGATRVVMTNGLAMGTNWDTVSTGIEIASAPVSGGRIWLRANADIRPGAGRQATFSYSTDGVTFVPLGNALTLNNAWQFFMGYRFGIFNYATQSLGGAVTVRRFTLATP, encoded by the coding sequence ATGGTTGCCATCGGTAGGTCCGGAGGGGCCGCGTACCGGCGCCGCCGCTGGCTGTCGCGGGTCGCCGCCGCGCTCGCGGTGGTGCTGGTGGGCAGCGCCCTGGCGGGTGTGGCGCCGTCGCCGGCCTCGGCCGCGACGGTGGACACCAGCGCGTGGTACGTGCTGGTGAACCGCAACAGCGGCAAGGCGTTGGACGTCTACAACAGAGCCACGAACGACGGGGCGCGGATCGCCCAGTGGTCCCGCAACGACGGCGCGTGGCAGCAGTGGCAGTTCGTGGACTCCGGTGGCGGGTACTACCGGCTGCGGTCCCGGCACTCCGGCAAGGTGCTGGACGTCTACAACGCCTCGACGGCCAACGGCGCGGGCATCGTGCAGTGGGCGGACCACAACGGCGCCAACCAGCAGTTCCGGCTGGTGGACTCGGCCGGTGGTTACGTCCGGCTGGTGAACCGCAACTCGAACCGGGCGGTGGAGGTGCAGAACGCCTCGACCGCCGACGGCGGCAACGTGGTCCAGTACGACGACTTCAACGGCACCCACCAGCAGTGGCAGCTGGTACGCGTCGGTGACACCGGCAACCCGGGCACCGGCACCTTCACCAACCCGGTCGTCTGGCAGGACTTCGCCGACGTCGACATCATCCGGGTCGGCGACGTCTACTACATGTCCGCCTCGACCATGCACTACTCGCCCGGCGCCCCGGTGCTGCGCTCCTGGGACCTGGTCAACTGGGAGTTCGCCGGGCACTCGGTGCCCCGCTTGGACTTCGGCGGCAAGTACGACATGGCCAACGGCGCCAACGCGTACGTCGACGGCATCTGGGCCTCGACGCTGAACTACCGTCCCAGCAACCGCACCTTCTACTGGGCCGGGTGCATCGACTTCGCCCAGACGCACATCTACACCGCCTCCGCCGTCGACGGCGCCTGGAGTCGGCTCACCACCATCCCCAACTGCTACTATGACGCGGGGCTGCTGGTCGACGACGACGACACGATGTACGTCGCGTACGGCAACGGCACGATCAGCGTGGCCCAGCTCTCCGCCGACGGACGCAGCCAGGTGCGGGCCCAGCAGGTCTACCAGACCCCGTCGAGCATCGGCACCCTCGAGGGAGCGCGCTTCTACAAGCGCAACGGCGCCTACTACATCTGGCTCACCCGACCGGCCAACGGTCAGTACGTGCTCAAGTCGACCAACGGTCCCTTCGGCCCCTACGAACAGCGGCAGGTGCTGCTGAACATGCCGGGCCCGATCTCCGGCGGTGGCGTGCCGCACCAGGGCGGGCTGGTGCAGACCCAGAACGGGGCCTGGTACTACATGGCGTTCACCGACGCGTACCCCGGCGGACGGATGCCGACCCTGGCGCCGATCACCTGGACCAGCGACGGCTGGCCCCAGGTGCAGACGGTCAACGGCTCCTGGGGCCTGAACTACCCCAACCCCCTGCCGACGCGGCCGGTCAAGCCGCTCACCGGCACCGACACCTTCCCCGGAACCACGCTCGGCGTCCAGTACGAGTGGAACCACAACCCGGACAACAGTCGATGGTCGGTCAGCGACGGACTGCGCCTGCAGACCGCCTCGGTGACCAACGACCTCTACCGGGCCCGCAACACGTTGACCCACCGGATCCAGGGCCCGACGTCGACGGGCACCATCGAGCTGGACTACTCCACGATGCGCGACGGCGACCGCGCCGGGCTCGCCATGCTGCGTGACAGTTCGGCGTGGATCGGAGTCCGCAGGGACAACGGCGCCACCCGGGTGGTCATGACGAACGGCCTGGCCATGGGCACCAACTGGGACACCGTCAGTACCGGGATCGAGATCGCCAGCGCGCCGGTGTCCGGCGGACGGATCTGGTTGCGCGCGAACGCCGACATCCGGCCGGGCGCCGGACGGCAGGCGACCTTCTCGTACAGCACGGACGGAGTCACGTTCGTCCCGCTCGGCAACGCGCTGACACTCAACAATGCCTGGCAGTTCTTCATGGGATACCGATTCGGCATTTTCAACTACGCCACCCAGTCGCTGGGCGGTGCCGTGACGGTGCGCCGGTTCACCCTCGCGACACCGTGA
- a CDS encoding IS110 family RNA-guided transposase → MAVAVGVDVAKEFHWAALVHSETGRVLASRKVDNDPSAIQVLIDDIRAVQAEYGPATVAIDVLGGIAGLLQVMLVDAGLRLVHVSGLAVNRARRATRGGEHKSDPRDAKVIADQIRLRADELRPVEPATEAGSELRLLVGRRRELVVDQTRRIGRLRDLLASIHPGLERVVDPTHKVDTALLARYVTPTEIRRAGRRRISEYLRTTGRHHSTVIDALVDKALTAAGAQHVTVPGEAVAADIVRDLAREVLACRDKLADLDKRIHDALDRHPDAALIQSLPGMGATLTAEFLAVAGGITRFPTGDQLASAAGLAPVLQQSGKVHYLRRATSGDKTLKRVFYQSAFCALQRDPASRAFYDRKRAEGKRHHQALIALARRRINVLHAILRTRQPYRLTHALTA, encoded by the coding sequence ATGGCGGTCGCGGTTGGTGTGGACGTGGCCAAGGAGTTCCACTGGGCTGCGCTCGTGCACAGCGAGACGGGGCGGGTCCTGGCCAGCCGGAAAGTCGACAACGATCCGTCGGCGATCCAGGTGCTCATCGACGACATCCGAGCCGTGCAGGCCGAGTATGGGCCGGCCACGGTCGCCATCGACGTGCTCGGTGGCATCGCCGGCCTGCTGCAGGTCATGCTGGTCGACGCTGGCCTGCGCCTGGTGCATGTCTCCGGTCTTGCGGTCAACCGGGCTCGCCGTGCCACCCGCGGGGGTGAGCACAAGTCGGATCCGCGCGATGCCAAGGTCATCGCCGATCAGATCCGGCTGCGCGCAGACGAACTGCGTCCCGTCGAACCGGCCACCGAAGCCGGCAGCGAGCTGCGGCTGCTGGTGGGCCGCCGCCGGGAACTGGTGGTCGACCAGACCCGCCGCATCGGCCGGCTGCGGGATCTGCTCGCCTCGATCCATCCCGGTCTGGAGCGCGTCGTCGACCCCACCCACAAAGTCGACACGGCCCTGCTGGCCCGCTACGTCACGCCGACCGAGATCCGCCGAGCCGGCCGACGCCGCATCAGCGAGTACCTGCGCACCACCGGCCGGCACCACAGCACCGTGATCGACGCCCTGGTCGACAAGGCACTGACCGCCGCCGGCGCCCAACACGTCACCGTGCCCGGCGAAGCCGTCGCCGCGGACATCGTCCGCGACCTCGCCCGCGAGGTACTCGCCTGCCGGGACAAACTCGCCGACCTGGACAAGCGCATCCACGACGCTCTCGACCGCCACCCTGACGCGGCCCTCATCCAGTCCCTGCCCGGGATGGGGGCCACCCTCACCGCCGAATTCCTCGCCGTGGCAGGCGGCATCACCCGATTCCCCACCGGCGACCAACTCGCCAGCGCCGCCGGCCTCGCACCAGTCCTGCAGCAATCCGGCAAGGTCCACTACCTGCGCCGCGCTACCAGCGGCGACAAAACCCTCAAACGGGTCTTCTACCAATCGGCGTTCTGCGCCCTGCAACGCGACCCGGCCAGCCGCGCCTTCTACGACCGCAAACGCGCCGAAGGCAAACGACACCACCAAGCCCTCATCGCCCTGGCCCGCCGACGCATCAACGTCCTGCACGCCATCCTGCGCACCCGACAGCCCTACCGACTCACTCACGCTCTCACGGCTTGA
- a CDS encoding ABC transporter permease, with translation MSAVAERLRPLTGHRLFWPALVLVVMVLANTIYRPGFLSIEVKNGNLYGTPVDILRLSAPLMLVALGMTLVIATGGIDLSVGSLCAISGAIACVVISQAPDPNSLSTVFTALALAFGAALVLGAWNGVLVAVIGIQPIIATLILMVAGRGLAQLLTEGQIVTINSAPYRAIGLGHFLTLPLAIFIALAAALLVAALTRRTALGLIVESVGGNAEASRLAGIRSSRIIFLVYVVSAACAAIAGFMITANVSSADGNAAGLWVELDAILAVVIGGTSLAGGRFSLSGTILGALIIQTLTTTVYAMDISPQTSLLFKAVVVIAVCLIQAPAFRAKFSRRRRSPRPGATPAPREKEEVAA, from the coding sequence ATGAGCGCCGTCGCCGAGCGCCTCCGTCCGCTGACCGGCCACCGCCTGTTCTGGCCCGCGCTCGTGTTGGTGGTCATGGTCCTGGCCAACACCATCTACCGGCCCGGCTTCCTGTCCATCGAGGTCAAGAACGGGAACCTCTACGGCACCCCGGTGGACATCCTCCGCCTGAGCGCGCCGCTGATGCTGGTCGCGCTGGGGATGACCCTCGTCATCGCCACCGGCGGCATCGACCTGTCCGTCGGGTCGCTCTGCGCCATCAGCGGCGCCATCGCCTGCGTCGTCATCAGCCAGGCGCCCGACCCGAACAGCCTCTCCACCGTCTTCACGGCCCTCGCGCTCGCCTTCGGCGCCGCTCTCGTGCTCGGCGCCTGGAACGGGGTGTTGGTCGCCGTCATCGGCATCCAACCCATCATCGCCACCCTGATCCTGATGGTGGCCGGTCGAGGGCTCGCGCAGCTGCTGACCGAGGGGCAGATCGTCACGATCAACTCCGCCCCGTACCGGGCGATCGGGCTCGGGCACTTCCTGACCCTGCCGCTGGCCATCTTCATCGCCCTGGCCGCGGCCCTGCTGGTCGCCGCGCTCACCCGCCGCACCGCCCTCGGCCTGATCGTCGAGTCGGTCGGCGGCAACGCCGAGGCCAGCCGGCTCGCCGGCATCCGCTCCAGCCGGATCATCTTCCTGGTGTACGTGGTCAGCGCCGCCTGCGCCGCGATCGCCGGATTCATGATCACCGCCAACGTCTCCAGCGCCGACGGCAACGCCGCCGGTCTGTGGGTGGAGCTCGACGCCATCCTCGCGGTGGTCATCGGCGGCACCTCCCTCGCCGGCGGCCGGTTCTCCCTCAGCGGCACGATCCTCGGCGCGCTGATCATCCAGACCCTCACCACCACGGTGTACGCCATGGACATCTCGCCGCAGACGTCCCTGCTGTTCAAGGCGGTCGTCGTCATCGCCGTCTGCCTCATCCAGGCGCCGGCGTTCCGGGCGAAGTTCAGCCGTCGACGGCGTTCACCCCGGCCCGGGGCGACGCCCGCTCCGCGCGAGAAGGAAGAGGTGGCAGCCTAA